From Pseudomonas fluorescens, one genomic window encodes:
- the tssE gene encoding type VI secretion system baseplate subunit TssE gives MTESSPSLYETLLQNFDADLPLYQVDEDDHCMLSVLDNLQRILNSRAGTLAHLPDYGLPDMGRVLQGMPGTAHELMNSLRNTLLRYEPRLEGVQLELLPQPLPGHLQYRLDLQLKGGRQLTFATALTAEGKVLVSHLKRQQWVSR, from the coding sequence ATGACCGAATCCAGCCCTTCGCTGTATGAAACGCTGCTGCAGAATTTTGACGCTGACCTGCCTCTCTATCAGGTTGACGAAGATGACCACTGCATGTTGTCAGTGCTGGACAACCTGCAGCGCATCCTCAATAGCCGCGCCGGCACCCTGGCGCATCTGCCTGATTATGGGCTTCCCGATATGGGGCGGGTTCTGCAGGGCATGCCCGGCACGGCACATGAGCTGATGAATAGCCTGCGCAATACCTTGCTGCGTTACGAACCGCGCCTGGAGGGGGTGCAGCTGGAGTTGCTGCCACAACCGCTGCCAGGCCATCTGCAATACCGACTCGACCTGCAGCTCAAAGGCGGCCGGCAGCTCACATTCGCGACGGCGCTGACCGCCGAAGGCAAGGTGCTGGTGAGCCATCTGAAACGTCAGCAATGGGTGTCCCGATGA
- the tssJ gene encoding type VI secretion system lipoprotein TssJ: MSRTVGKTLLLATLATLFAGCGMTQSVSQSTASTARAIFYKQVTTLHLDLSARTAINRDQAEMNTMALPTLVRVYQLRSLKTLDNATYDNLLDDDDRALGSDLLDKHTALIKPGEGAQLDVPMAKDARFVAVVGLFRHADTVSDSWRLTLETEELDPDRARVIELSDNRLNLRPLVKE, translated from the coding sequence ATGTCGCGTACCGTTGGTAAGACTCTGCTGCTGGCGACGCTCGCCACTCTATTTGCTGGCTGCGGTATGACCCAGTCAGTCTCGCAATCCACCGCATCCACGGCGCGGGCGATTTTCTACAAGCAGGTGACAACCCTGCACCTGGACCTCAGTGCGCGCACCGCGATCAACCGCGACCAGGCCGAGATGAATACGATGGCGCTGCCGACCCTGGTGCGCGTTTACCAATTGCGCAGCCTCAAGACGCTGGACAACGCCACGTACGACAATTTGCTCGACGACGATGATCGGGCGCTCGGCAGCGACCTGTTGGACAAGCACACGGCACTGATCAAGCCGGGGGAGGGCGCGCAACTGGATGTACCCATGGCCAAGGACGCGCGCTTTGTCGCAGTGGTCGGCTTGTTCCGGCATGCCGACACGGTCTCGGATAGCTGGCGCCTGACATTGGAAACTGAAGAACTCGACCCGGATCGCGCCAGAGTGATCGAGCTGAGTGATAACCGCTTGAACCTGCGGCCCCTGGTCAAGGAGTGA
- the tssG gene encoding type VI secretion system baseplate subunit TssG — translation MEREPQSAYSRLKASGLLDVLQGRVAEASVYRICQLLEKAMPDHPPLGSTTHPADDSVRFRPDPGMGFPGGELKYIEIDPLHPQRPATLRTRLLGLYGVDSPMPTAFIDDIAQRREGHEALEAFLDIFNHRIFTQFYRIWRKYSYPASFEAGATDATSQCLLGLIGLGIPGTAQRIATPVSRFLALLSVMRLPTRNAEGITALVTLLAPKSKARVTPHWPQKVLLTKPASLSKAHPVSLAQGTPLGSVGHDANSQLHLALFTQDPDEARGWLPGGQLYNDLMVLLRVYLGWRCSAKLQLSLPLCSLPRPVLGRAALLLGMTAMLDPGSHTRQGAGSATVTLNLGRYQGLSKNPRNKEVQHVAYRW, via the coding sequence ATGGAACGAGAACCACAGTCAGCGTATTCCCGGCTGAAAGCCAGCGGATTACTCGATGTGCTGCAGGGGCGCGTGGCCGAGGCCAGTGTGTATCGCATCTGCCAATTGCTGGAAAAAGCCATGCCCGATCACCCACCACTGGGCAGCACCACGCACCCGGCGGACGATTCGGTACGGTTTCGCCCGGACCCCGGCATGGGCTTTCCGGGCGGCGAGCTGAAGTACATCGAAATCGACCCATTGCATCCGCAGCGTCCGGCGACGCTGCGCACGCGCTTGCTCGGTTTGTACGGTGTGGACTCACCCATGCCGACGGCTTTTATTGACGATATCGCCCAGCGTCGCGAGGGCCATGAAGCGTTGGAGGCATTTCTCGATATTTTCAATCACCGGATCTTCACCCAGTTTTATCGAATCTGGCGCAAGTATTCATACCCGGCGAGCTTCGAGGCGGGTGCCACCGACGCTACGTCGCAGTGTCTGCTGGGCCTGATCGGCCTGGGGATTCCCGGCACCGCCCAGCGCATCGCCACGCCGGTGTCGCGCTTTCTTGCACTGCTCAGCGTGATGCGCCTGCCCACCCGCAATGCCGAAGGCATCACCGCCCTGGTGACGCTGCTAGCCCCCAAAAGCAAGGCCAGGGTGACCCCGCACTGGCCACAGAAAGTCCTGCTGACGAAGCCGGCCAGTCTGTCGAAAGCACACCCGGTAAGTCTGGCCCAGGGCACACCATTGGGCAGCGTCGGCCATGACGCCAACAGCCAGCTGCATCTGGCGTTGTTTACCCAGGACCCGGATGAAGCCCGTGGCTGGTTGCCGGGCGGTCAACTGTACAACGACCTGATGGTGCTGTTGCGGGTCTACCTGGGCTGGCGCTGCAGCGCAAAATTACAGTTGTCGCTGCCGCTGTGCAGTTTGCCCCGACCTGTGCTCGGACGAGCCGCGCTGTTGCTCGGGATGACCGCCATGCTTGATCCAGGCAGCCATACCAGGCAGGGCGCGGGAAGCGCCACTGTCACCCTCAATCTGGGCCGCTATCAGGGCCTTTCGAAAAACCCTCGGAACAAGGAGGTACAGCATGTCGCGTACCGTTGGTAA
- the tssF gene encoding type VI secretion system baseplate subunit TssF, which translates to MSTDNLTLHYYDAEMRYLREAGQEFAEAFPDRAAHLNLDKPGARDPYVERLFEGFAFLMGRLREKLDDDLPELTEGLVSLLWPHYLRTIPSLSIVELAPDLTHIKHNEVLAAGFEVLSQPIGPRRTRCCYTTTQELRLRPLAIESVRVDQEPDGRSLLRVGFACNAQIEWSKTDLSRLPLYLNADAALASALHHALTRNAQAVYVRLPGEAHRRRLAAHFAPKGFADDDRLWPKGDSAFSGYQLLLEYFTFREKFMFVTLCGLETFEFAPGTTRFDLEVVLSEAWPATFNLGAEHLRLHAVPVINLFKLECDPMELQPLQTDYLLRPMRLQDGHIEIYSVDQVTAMRTGVRHEYVPFTSFRHKGGMLRDEAPDRYYHTRLKRGANGLHDTWLILGGEGFDLDRLRNEESLSLQLTGTHGQLPRKALQSTLLDTPGASSPTPVRVRNLCAPTLPCYPPNRDRFHWRVLSHLGSNFLPMLDSAEVLRGTLALYDWTASELNRRRLAAILEVRHHLVQRFEKGFLLRGVDIEVTVDANGFCGEGDISLFGEMLQRFFALYADIHLYNQLTLILQPSGKCLRWNENHSQRIPG; encoded by the coding sequence TTGAGCACGGACAATCTGACACTGCATTACTACGATGCCGAAATGCGCTACCTGCGCGAAGCGGGCCAAGAGTTCGCCGAGGCGTTTCCGGACCGCGCGGCACACCTCAATCTGGACAAGCCGGGTGCCCGCGACCCTTATGTGGAGCGCCTGTTCGAAGGCTTTGCCTTTTTGATGGGGCGCTTGCGCGAGAAACTCGACGACGACTTGCCTGAGTTGACCGAGGGACTGGTCAGCCTGCTGTGGCCGCATTACTTGCGCACCATTCCTTCTTTGTCGATCGTCGAACTGGCGCCCGATTTGACCCACATCAAGCACAACGAGGTGCTTGCCGCAGGTTTTGAAGTGCTGTCGCAACCCATCGGTCCTCGGCGTACCCGCTGCTGCTATACCACCACCCAGGAGCTGAGGCTGCGCCCACTGGCCATCGAGTCGGTACGGGTTGACCAAGAGCCTGACGGACGCTCGTTGTTGCGCGTGGGATTTGCCTGTAATGCGCAGATCGAATGGAGCAAGACTGACCTCAGTCGCCTGCCGCTGTACCTCAACGCCGACGCCGCATTGGCCAGCGCCCTGCACCACGCTTTGACCCGCAACGCCCAGGCGGTCTACGTACGCTTGCCGGGCGAGGCGCATCGCCGGCGTTTGGCAGCTCACTTTGCCCCCAAGGGCTTCGCCGACGACGATCGCCTGTGGCCCAAGGGCGACAGTGCTTTCAGCGGGTATCAACTGCTGCTGGAGTACTTCACCTTTCGGGAAAAATTCATGTTCGTCACCCTCTGTGGGCTCGAGACCTTTGAATTTGCGCCAGGCACCACCCGCTTCGACCTGGAGGTGGTGCTGAGTGAGGCGTGGCCAGCCACGTTCAACCTCGGTGCCGAGCACCTGCGCCTGCATGCCGTGCCGGTGATCAACCTGTTCAAGCTCGAATGTGACCCGATGGAGCTGCAGCCGTTGCAAACCGACTATCTGCTCCGGCCCATGCGCCTGCAGGACGGTCATATCGAAATTTACTCGGTGGATCAGGTCACGGCGATGCGGACCGGTGTTCGTCATGAATACGTGCCCTTCACCAGCTTTCGCCACAAGGGCGGGATGCTGCGCGACGAGGCTCCCGACCGTTACTACCATACGCGGCTCAAGCGCGGCGCCAATGGGCTGCACGATACCTGGCTGATCCTCGGCGGCGAGGGTTTTGATCTGGATCGCTTGCGCAATGAGGAAAGTCTGTCGCTGCAACTCACCGGCACCCACGGCCAACTGCCACGCAAGGCCCTGCAAAGTACTTTGCTCGATACGCCGGGAGCGTCATCACCGACCCCTGTACGGGTGCGCAATCTGTGTGCGCCGACCTTGCCCTGCTATCCGCCGAATCGCGACCGTTTCCATTGGCGCGTGCTCAGCCACCTGGGCTCGAATTTCCTGCCGATGCTCGACAGCGCCGAAGTCTTGCGCGGGACGTTGGCGCTGTACGACTGGACGGCCAGCGAATTGAACCGCCGACGTCTGGCAGCGATTCTCGAGGTCAGGCATCACCTGGTGCAGCGCTTCGAAAAAGGCTTCCTGCTGCGCGGCGTCGACATCGAAGTCACCGTCGACGCCAATGGCTTCTGCGGCGAGGGCGACATCAGCCTGTTCGGCGAAATGCTCCAGCGCTTCTTCGCCTTGTATGCCGACATCCACCTGTACAACCAGCTCACGCTGATCCTTCAACCTTCAGGAAAGTGCCTGCGATGGAACGAGAACCACAGTCAGCGTATTCCCGGCTGA
- the tssA gene encoding type VI secretion system protein TssA: MSLRTLLERCLGERDPLVLAREQGERWQPWLQALSADSAVGEDPGYDDDFQRMREEVNKLSGADAALVVQLAEKLFRQRCKDLRVATYYLWARVQGEGEKGLADGLSLLAALLERYAEEVLPLRPNSRKQALEWLSSGKVLDCLLRYPEVVKAEAERTVAALAWLEHGLQTWPQEQRPQLEGLHAALSARLTRAGGVDALVPQHSAVAPLQGPSVADNRIQSGRDLLDGGRALAEYLLEQPQGWLAAHRLMKSLRWDTLQRTPPQDANGVTLLAPPDSHYRAQLKRLHLQGNWTELLDLAERIYVEGVNHFWLDLQWYLHQALSKQPAPQDGWADIVKRDLGMFIERLPGVEQLKWCDGTPFTDEITRDWIAQHVSGNREPQWAPAPVVAPSTSDAEILSLESEALAQADSDGVEQALAWLAERPGIESGRQRWLLRLLMARVAEQCGKSDLAVHLLGELDATAQRQALADWEPELQFEVKARLLKLLRLRAQRNTADKALLAPRMEVLLAALVTLDPVRAAVLCG, from the coding sequence ATGAGCTTGCGAACATTGCTGGAACGCTGTCTGGGTGAGCGCGATCCCCTGGTGCTGGCCCGAGAGCAGGGCGAGCGCTGGCAGCCGTGGTTACAAGCGCTCAGTGCCGATTCAGCCGTGGGCGAAGACCCGGGCTACGACGATGATTTCCAGCGTATGCGTGAAGAAGTCAACAAGCTCTCCGGGGCGGATGCGGCGTTGGTGGTACAGCTGGCAGAAAAGTTGTTCCGCCAGCGTTGCAAGGACCTGCGCGTCGCCACTTATTACCTGTGGGCGCGTGTGCAGGGCGAGGGCGAGAAGGGCCTGGCCGACGGCCTGAGTCTGCTTGCCGCGCTGCTCGAGCGTTACGCCGAAGAGGTATTGCCGCTGCGGCCTAACAGCCGCAAGCAGGCGTTGGAATGGCTGAGCAGTGGCAAGGTACTGGATTGCCTTCTGCGTTATCCCGAAGTGGTCAAGGCCGAGGCCGAGCGTACTGTGGCCGCCTTGGCCTGGCTGGAGCATGGGCTGCAAACCTGGCCGCAGGAGCAGCGACCGCAGTTGGAAGGCCTGCACGCAGCGTTGTCCGCCCGCTTGACTCGGGCCGGCGGCGTAGATGCCCTGGTGCCGCAGCACAGCGCCGTTGCACCGCTTCAGGGGCCATCAGTGGCCGATAACAGGATCCAATCCGGACGCGACCTGCTGGACGGCGGTCGAGCACTTGCGGAGTACCTGCTTGAACAACCCCAAGGTTGGCTTGCGGCCCATCGGCTGATGAAAAGTCTGCGCTGGGACACCCTGCAACGGACGCCGCCCCAGGATGCCAACGGTGTAACCCTGCTAGCGCCGCCAGACAGCCATTACCGGGCGCAACTCAAGCGGCTGCACTTGCAGGGCAACTGGACTGAACTGCTCGATTTGGCTGAGCGCATCTACGTTGAGGGCGTGAACCATTTCTGGCTCGACCTGCAATGGTATCTGCACCAGGCGCTGAGTAAACAGCCCGCGCCGCAGGATGGCTGGGCTGACATCGTCAAGCGTGACCTGGGGATGTTCATTGAGCGCCTGCCAGGTGTGGAACAACTGAAGTGGTGCGATGGCACGCCGTTCACTGACGAGATCACACGCGATTGGATCGCGCAGCACGTCAGCGGCAATCGGGAACCCCAGTGGGCGCCGGCGCCGGTGGTGGCACCGAGCACCAGCGATGCCGAGATTTTGTCCCTGGAAAGCGAAGCCCTGGCGCAGGCCGACAGCGATGGCGTAGAGCAGGCACTGGCCTGGCTGGCCGAGCGTCCGGGTATCGAAAGCGGCCGTCAACGCTGGCTCCTGCGCCTGCTGATGGCACGGGTCGCTGAGCAATGTGGCAAGAGCGACCTGGCCGTGCACCTGCTCGGTGAGCTGGACGCCACGGCGCAACGCCAGGCGCTGGCCGACTGGGAGCCGGAACTGCAATTCGAGGTCAAGGCACGCCTGCTGAAATTGCTGCGCCTACGGGCGCAGCGCAATACCGCCGACAAGGCGCTGCTGGCACCCCGGATGGAGGTGTTGCTGGCGGCTCTGGTCACCCTCGATCCGGTACGCGCCGCCGTGTTGTGCGGCTGA